tttttatttcatcattagttttttttttacttgaacgCAGTGACCTTGAGTCTTTTGTGGATGACATATTAtaggatttaattttttttcttaatgtatTGACAAAAACTTTGAacattaattcaaatataattattttataaataaaaacatgtgCATATAAACATACACatgtttacatatttatactaTCAGACGatcaatgaaaatataacctcTAGTGTTTACTATTTTGTGAAAATAAAGCAGCAGCGCTATGGAAAAATATGACATTTTTCAGGTGtatctaaatttaaatttaattttttttaaggccattctcagacagtgtccgcaatttttggaaaaattaattacagttgacatcaattagaagttaaacacaattttttaaataaatttaagcctaaaaaatttaaaaattcgaaaaagaaaattgacataaaaattttactgaaatttattcaacaaattttgttgTACTACCAAACCATccagtgaaatttttttttagttcaggCGGGGATTTTAAACTCCCAATTGATAACAACtctaagtaattattttaaaaatctatatctcagtgaaattgtaactgcgttttttttttttttttcactaatattttaacttttttttgtgtcccctactttttaaaaattttcaatgagtCAACTGTCAtgaatatcgaaaatttattaattaataaaaaaaagctaaacattaatttaaaaaaaaagggcaAGTTGAAATTTCACTAGTTGTagattttgagaaaattattaacagtTGACATTAATTAgaagtaaaacaaaattttgtgaaGAAATTTGAGCCTACAAGTTTTGAacattcgaattataaaattgacatcaaaattttactgcaatttatttccaaatttcgtttaacttccaatttaatcgtttatttgaaaaaccccataagtcaagaaaacaaaatttttcaggaaacacaaaaaacatttttttggaaaaacttgacattaaaataataaataaataattgaatacaataatgttagcgtctttgaaaaagattccaacaagaaaatttaattttttaactgaaactacttgaaaaaattatttaaagttgattgacttatggggtttctcaaccaaacggaaaaaaaagttataaaatcattgtttttttaaatgtttccactcaaatcatttattacactatgaaaatgaagtattaaatatgtatttgaactctgaaacttagaaattacaaaaaattataattaatttaaacatttcaaTTTGTCATTTAACAGTCAACAATcaaacaacatttgaaattaatttctcaaaaagcgcgaattttaaattaaaaaaaaaaaagttatttctgtaaaactaaaactgcatatgttcatttgagtcattgacttatggggtttctcaattaaatgaaattgctgtcggcccgttaatttttttttaaacgctgatttgatgcatattttgattgattacTATGGAGGGACATtcaaagaacccaaaaatgcaaaaaacccaatttcgtaaaaaacatgacttatggggtgTCTCAAACAAACGATTCAATTAATATCAACTGTGAGTAATATTTTTACGATcttaaagttagcagacatctgacaatttttggactttttttttcaacaatttaattaaaaaaacaaaatatccacatgcagaaaatttaaaaaactaccggtgcaattttttaaaatacttttttttttttaatttatcgtttttaaaaaaatccaaaaattattagacgtcggctcatttcagtatcataattttttaaaaattaattgataaaattttgatgcgCTTACGACAgttgtcattgaaaatttgaaaaaaatgcaggCACTGTCTAAGAATGcccttgattaaaaaaatgtatatgcaGTGACAATagaaagtcattgaatattttaaaaaagtggggggcattATCTGAGGATGTCCTTAATACTAAACACTATCAAttacacaaaataaataattagttttcaaTGATTAGTAGTAAgagcagaaaaaaatacacgtaCGTGTTGATTTTTCATTCACTCAGTCTTTATTTCCGTTCATACACTTGTAAtatgataacaaaaaaagtttaaaaaaggagtcaaatgattaaaatgtatgataaaaatcaaaacttgattgtaaaatgtaaataaactCCACCCATACTTTACAAGCATGGGTAAGTTGTACGTATCAGTGGacggaataaaataaaagtataatggaaaaataataataataaaagtaaaatgtaTACGGGTTAAAGtcttacataaaattaaaattataagtacaTACATTCTagtacttaaaaatatttataacataaCATCTAAAGTAACAATTGTTAATAGAgtgaattttattctttacaatttttgttcatcgttttttttttcttcaataattgTGCATTAACTTAATTAACAAGTTAGTTTTTGCTTCCGCAGAATCACAGTTTGTCTATTGTTATCAGTTACATAACAAAtacaaccaaaaaaaaatataatgtgtaatgaattcaaatgattaaaaataaaatcttacagAGTAACTGTTTCTcattctaaaaaataaaatggagCGCGAGAGAAGATAAAGCTATTTTTTGTGTACGATTTACTCTAAGTAATCATGTACTCAGCCTGCTAATTGATTGGTAGGATGACTGGAGTCACTGGTGACTGCAGATGGAACAGCAGCTGAATCCGGCATGAGCGTGTGCGTCTCCTCCTCCTGGTCTGACAATGGGACAGCTCGAGTCTCGTTGATGATCTGCTTGTTGGTCATCTGGCTCGGCACCTCAGTGAGTACTGGCCCGTACTGCGAAGTGGAACCCACCAGCAAGTCAGTTGATGGATTCAAACCGCCCAACATCTTTCCTCATACGCGTACATAAGGTGTAATAATGAGCAAGGATAATAAACGCCGTAGCAACGAGCATACCGGcggtataataaataaaaagcaacacaaagaaattaaaacaaaataaattaatttaaaaaaaagagagagagagaaagaaaaaaataagtaggaGGAATGCTAAGGACTCTGCTATTTAAAGAAAATCTCACCTGTCCGCTGGCACGACTTATTCCGCCTCTCTGGGATTTGCCACCGTGTCGGAAGAAACGTAACCAAGTCCACAGGGCGCCCATCACCAATCCTATTAGAGTAATACTTGCTCCAGCGGCTAACGATCCTTTGTGATCCTGATTAACAACATCCTCAACTTTAGTTGTTGTGTCTGATTTTGATCCGTTTTTTGAATTATcctggaataaaaattaatttttattaatgttacATAGAAGGtaaaccctgattaaaaactctgaTTGAAAGTCTATCGGATTTCAATCGGAGTAAATCGAATTCAGCGGTTTCAACCGAAGTTTTTAATCAAGGAAGgcctagtactcgatcacgcATGGATTTGTACATCTATATTTActgaattttactaaatatagttatacaaatacatggagtgatcagggaactagtatcGGATCaaggtactagttccctgatcgggtactcgGTATTTTaccttaaattaaaaaaaaaagtacttatAAGTtgaaagacctagtacccaaTCACGCATGTATTTTAGGGTGgtcattaaaaatgaaattttcccattcgccccataaaaagcttctttttagtgaaagaatacgtggggaatttggttttttctttttaaatgaaaagaacacgtgccttaggacgatcaaagtttatttttcaatacaatcgcagttttttcaaatatcccATGAAAtttgcagattaaaggaaaaaatcataggaacaattttgtaggaaattaaattcttaacaaaaaagatcgtgttcattttttttataaaatgtgtatttatgaagatattgtgaaaaaactttttttagatttgatgaattgagcgttttaaggattacaaattttaaaaataacatttttctaagtatataaaaactacgacaagcattaatgattgatatgttacgagttacgaagttgtctatatttaagaaaaaaagttatttttaacattcgtaatccttaaaattctcaattgataagatctaacaaagtttttttaaaatatcttcataaatacacattttataaaaaaaatgaatatgatcttttttgttaaaaatttaatttcctacaaaattgttcctatgattttttcctttaatctccgtatttcatgagatatttaaaaaaacagcgattgtatcgaaaaataaactttgatcgttctgcggcacgtgttctttttacttaaaaagaaaaaaccaaatccCCCAGGTATTTtgtcactaaaaagaagctttttatggagcgcctgagaaaatttaatttttaacgaccaccctaatgtatttgtatatttatatttactgaattttgttaaatatatctatacaaatacatggagtgaccgggtactagttccctgatcgggtgcTAAGTCTTTCATCTTAGATTAAAACAATAGTACTTATAAGTTAACAGATCTAGTACCTAATcaaggaactagtacccggTTGAGGAACTAATATCCGACCAGagaatgtacctgaagattggaacgtttttcgcgcaacgaaaatgaaaaaaattcacgtaatttgactgcttaaggTGACTTAAGGGACAATTAGGGATGCTTGGAATTTTCGGTTGATATACAAGCATCTGCAAGAAACATTTTGGAAATTTCGATCCAGtacttttttatacttttcattttgtttttttattttcgttctgcgaaaaacgttccaatcttcaggtacataccAGGGAACTAATATCCGATCAAGGAACTAGTACACGATCACTcttgtatttgtatatctatatttactaaatataggtATACAAACAAATGCAGTGACCGAGTACTAGATCTTTACCCTTACCatactaataattaacaatgtatttatttttccacaaTACCTGGACAATTTCCGAAGGTAAAGAACTTTCAGAAGCTATGACATTAACTAGCATAGTCGTAAGCCCAGCAACAGTAGCACACAGTGCAACTGACAGTAGCACCCATTCAAGCCATTTCCTAGTACTGACCTTGTGCCTGAACATTATTCGTGAAAATCCATTTCTTAACCCTACACCACCTCCGACCCCGACACCGCTCTCATTACCATCGCCGTTGGCTTCATAACTATAACCCACTGTTGTAGGTCGATAAACAGCTGCACTATCAGgcatatttaattatgttaaaaaaatatatctatgcGTAATTTTTACACTTAACCAACTTGTTCTTTTCTCTTTGTTTTTGTTATCTACACCAGCGACCAGGGATTTATCATGATAACGACCAAACGttataaatctaaataaagCTCCGTCTTCTAGCAGTactgtaattatttacaagttGATCCcgcgtttattttaaaacttttttttttttcatacactttttaaaaattattattattattgttaatttatgggtttttcattttatatttatcattaaacaCAATGTCAACAATCTTACAACACAGGTATTGCTAAAAGATGACAAAGATAAATTGCG
This sequence is a window from Microplitis mediator isolate UGA2020A chromosome 3, iyMicMedi2.1, whole genome shotgun sequence. Protein-coding genes within it:
- the LOC130665391 gene encoding uncharacterized protein LOC130665391 isoform X1, which produces MPDSAAVYRPTTVGYSYEANGDGNESGVGVGGGVGLRNGFSRIMFRHKVSTRKWLEWVLLSVALCATVAGLTTMLVNVIASESSLPSEIVQDNSKNGSKSDTTTKVEDVVNQDHKGSLAAGASITLIGLVMGALWTWLRFFRHGGKSQRGGISRASGQMLGGLNPSTDLLVGSTSQYGPVLTEVPSQMTNKQIINETRAVPLSDQEEETHTLMPDSAAVPSAVTSDSSHPTNQLAG
- the LOC130665391 gene encoding uncharacterized protein LOC130665391 isoform X2; the protein is MPDSAAVYRPTTVGYSYEANGDGNESGVGVGGGVGLRNGFSRIMFRHKVSTRKWLEWVLLSVALCATVAGLTTMLVNVIASESSLPSEIVQDNSKNGSKSDTTTKVEDVVNQDHKGSLAAGASITLIGLVMGALWTWLRFFRHGGKSQRGGISRASGQYGPVLTEVPSQMTNKQIINETRAVPLSDQEEETHTLMPDSAAVPSAVTSDSSHPTNQLAG